Proteins co-encoded in one Setaria viridis chromosome 9, Setaria_viridis_v4.0, whole genome shotgun sequence genomic window:
- the LOC117836095 gene encoding PLASMODESMATA CALLOSE-BINDING PROTEIN 2 isoform X1: MADAARLFLLLVAVAAALAGRSDGAWCVCRPELGDSALQKTLDYACGDGADCKPILQNGPCFAPDTVRAHCSYAVNSFYQRNNQNAQACVFSGTATLVSTDPSGNGCTYPATPSAAGTSNGGSPGVYSPPTMGMGPSALNDNSGANVLPVAGVAARLVILAFCSLMALYLCA, from the exons ATGGCGGACGCGGCTCGCCTCTTCCTGCTtctggtggcggtggccgccgcgctcgccggccGCTCAG ACGGCGCGTGGTGCGTGTGCCGCCCGGAACTGGGGGACAGCGCGCTGCAGAAGACGCTGGACTACGCGTGCGGTGACGGCGCCGACTGCAAGCCCATCCTGCAGAACGGGCCCTGCTTCGCCCCGGACACCGTCAGGGCGCACTGCTCCTACGCCGTCAACAGCTTCTACCAGCGCAACAACCAGAACGCGCAGGCATGCGTCTTCTCCGGCACCGCCACGCTCGTAAGCACCGACCCGA GCGGCAATGGGTGCACTTATCCTGCAACCCCGAG CGCTGCTGGGACTAGCAACGGCGGTTCGCCCGGCGTGTACAGCCCACCGACGATGGGCATGGGCCCGTCGGCCCTCAACGACAACAGCGGCGCCAATGTCCTCCCGGTGGCCGGAGTCGCTGCCCGGCTGGTGATCCTAGCCTTCTGCTCGCTCATGGCGCTCTACCTTTGTGCGTGA
- the LOC117837419 gene encoding uncharacterized protein isoform X1: MDQPPARRRDRRRRRRRRGGGGNAADVVAVEGGSAAVTTTAPVTAPGAATPARRRNRRRPRRRRDRSSAGAAAADEAAAEEEKAEAPVSGSATQASCHVETVAAHLGDSVLQTTTESIMNSNKTRKRDFQAGNKVLKVSAADGAACSCLARHEHSVGQIEASRSKLYKRSDVRFPIDNCTAQGSDYYNKDSNFPELKSTDLSGNLDEVYQKRICTGCSSLQKSEEYKENENGASINSSSLEKKKRRKRGGKRHNRRKRSTSQDSLLPTAADNSGLMAVVSENTTSCLEPKEQRENQNQNKVAMTNLVPLDNAERSEAYGVNLNRATEKRCELGTSNLDSTFEKRSELGKSSLDYTNMERNGLQEQDVLCSSNDHNANYLSTSHFAEAYMEKLNLFFSPGRSLGFPKKKLLILDLNGLLADINDDYHNAHMADAKVRGKLVFRRPYCDDFLNFCALNFELGVWSSRKKENVASVVNIVMRDFKPRLLFCWDMSKCTFTGHKTLENMHKPLVLKELRKLWNKEEPDLPWEEGDYSASNTLLVDDSPYKALRNPPHTAIFPRSYSYLNWNDNSLGPGGDLRMYLQNLAAADDVECFVRNNPFGQPFITECDPHWNFYAQIADKGHSPLTCCA; this comes from the exons ATGGACCAGCCCCCGGCGAGGCGCCGGGACCgccgacggaggcggcggcggcgtgggggtggggggaaCGCGGCGGacgtggtggccgtggagggGGGAAGCGCAGCGGTCACAACGACAGCCCCGGTGACTgcgcccggcgccgccacgccggcTAGGCGCAGgaaccggcggcggcctcgcagGCGGCGTGATCGGAGTAGTgctggcgcggccgcggcggacgaggcggcggcggaggaggagaaggcggaaGCCCCCGTTTCAG GTTCTGCAACGCAAGCAAGTTGCCATGTGGAAACAGTGGCAGCACATTTGGGCGATAGTGTGCTGCAGACTACAACCGAGTCGATAATGAACTCAAataaaacaagaaagagagattTTCAGGCTGGAAATAAGGTGCTAAAAGTTTCTGCTGCGGATGGTGCTGCCTGCTCTTGTCTTGCCCGCCATGAACATTCTGTTGGACAAATTGAAGCCTCAAGGAGCAAGTTATATAAGAGATCTGATGTAAGATTCCCAATTGATAATTGCACTGCACAAGGATCTGATTATTACAATAAGGACTCAAACTTTCCAGAGCTGAAGAGTACCGACTTGTCAGGGAACCTGGACGAAGTATACCAGAAAAGAATATGTACTGGCTGTAGCTCTTTGCAGAAGTCAGAAGAAtataaggaaaatgaaaatggaGCTTCTATCAACTCCAGCAGTTtagagaaaaagaagaggagaaaaagaGGCGGAAAAAGGCACAATCGTCGCAAAAGATCTACTTCACAGGATTCTCTATTGCCAACCGCTGCTGATAATTCTGGTTTGATGGCAGTCGTTTCTGAGAACACTACTTCATGTCTTGAACCCAAGGAACAAAGGGAGAATCAAAATCAGAACAAAGTAGCCATGACTAACTTAGTTCCACTGGATAATGCAGAGAGATCAGAAGCGTATGGTGTAAATTTGAACCGTGCCACTGAAAAGAGGTGTGAACTGGGAACTAGTAATTTGGACAGCACCTTTGAAAAGAGGAGTGAACTGGGAAAGAGTAGTTTGGACTACACAAATATGGAGAGAAATGGTCTGCAAGAGCAAGATGTACTATGTTCATCAAACGATCACAATGCTAACTATCTGAGCACTTCCCATTTTGCTGAGGCATATATGGAAAAGCTCAATCTTTTCTTTTCACCAGGACGGTCCTTAGGGTTTCCGAAGAAAAAGCTTCTCATCTTAGATCTTAATGGTTTACTTGCGGATATCAATGATGACTACCACAATGCTCACATGGCTGATGCCAAGGTTCGAGGAAAATTAG TTTTCCGAAGGCCTTACTGTGATGATTTTCTCAACTTCTGCGCCCTGAATTTCGAGCTAGGTGTATGGTCTTCAAGAAAAAA AGAAAATGTCGCTTCGGTTGTTAATATCGTTATGAGAGATTTCAAACCACGCCTGCTATTTTGTTGG GACATGTCTAAATGCACATTTACTGGACATAAAACACTGGAGAACATGCACAAACCATTAGTTCTGAAGGAACTGAGGAAATTGTGGAATAAGGAAGAACCTGATCTTCCATGGGAAGAGGGAGACTATTCAGCTTCAAATACATTACTTGTGGATGATTCTCCTTACAAAGCTCTGCGCAATCCT CCACATACTGCAATTTTCCCTCGCTCCTACAGTTATCTGAACTGGAATGACAATTCACTGG GTCCTGGTGGAGACCTTCGCATGTATCTGCAGAATCTAGCTGCTGCAGATGATGTTGAGTGTTTTGTTCGTAATAATCCATTTGGTCAacccttcatcaccgaatgtgATCCCCATTGGAATTTCTATGCTCAGATTGCCGATAAAGGGCACTCTCCCTTGACATGTTGTGCTTGA
- the LOC117837420 gene encoding uncharacterized protein has product MGFFHGKTSKQTSRLKKLLELALSRLAVARRPRLARRSICRGDVGQLLSLGHLHRALLRAEQVIEEDNMLQAFEIIELHCKRLIEHAKQLDKPQECSEETMEAAAGITFAARWCGDLPELLLARAILEDKFGGDFAAAAKEGAGIVDPMLVWKLSGDKTDMELKKKVTKEIAAENSILVDFSELKEQEGIEQD; this is encoded by the exons ATGGGATTCTTCCACGGGAAGACCTCCAAGCAGACGTCCAGGCTTAAGAAGCTTCTCGAGCTCGCCTTGTCGCGCCTCGCCGttgcccgccgcccccgcctcgcTCGCAGGTCAATCTGCCGCGGCGATGTCGGCCAGCTCCTCTCCCTCGGCCACCTCCACCGAGCTCTCCTTCGC GCAGAGCAGGTCATAGAGGAAGACAACATGCTGCAGGCGTTCGAGATCATTGAGCTCCACTGCAAGCGACTCATTGAGCATGCCAAGCAGTTAGACAAGCCACA GGAGTGCAGCGAGGAAACAATGGAGGCGGCTGCCGGGATCACGTTTGCAGCCAGGTGGTGCGGCGATCTGccggagctcctgctcgcgcgCGCCATCCTAGAAGACAAGTTCGGCGGCGACTTCGCTGCGGCGGCGAAGGAGGGAGCCGGCATTGTCGATCCCATG CTGGTGTGGAAGTTGTCCGGCGACAAGACAGACATGgagctgaagaagaaggtgaccaAGGAGATCGCCGCTGAAAACAGTATCCTCGTGGACTTCTCCGAGCTCAAGGAACAGGAAGGAATCGAGCAGGACTGA
- the LOC117840031 gene encoding LRR receptor-like serine/threonine-protein kinase RPK2: MVAARRSTASTAALLLLLLAAAVSISSSAELHRSQEQDRSALLQLKNAFPSVELLRRWSPNSGGADHCTWPGVTCDARSRVVALEVPSPSRRSVPGRELAGELPAAVGLLTELKEVSFPFHGLRGEIPGEIWGLEKLEVVNLSGNSLQGALPAVFPPRLRVLTLASNLLHGEIPSSLSTCKDLERLDLSGNRLTGSVPGALGGLPKLKWLDLSGNLLAGSIPTGLGNCAQLLSLRLFSNLLNGSVPAEIGRLTKLRVLDVSSNRLSGPIPQELGNCSDLSVLVLSSQFNSMNSHELNLFEGGIPESVTALPRLRVLWAPRAGLEGNVPTNWGRCHSLEMVNLGENLFSGPIPRELGQCSNLKFLNLSLNRLSGLLDKDLCPHCMSVFDVSGNELSGSIPACVNKVCASQLMLDEMTSSYSSVLMSKTLAELPFSFCNSGQCSVVYHNFANNNLEGHLTSLPFSADRFGNKMTYVFVVDHNKFSGSLDAILLEKCSILKGLIVSFRDNKISGQLTAEFSTKCTAIRALDLAGNQISGVMPANVGLLGALVKMDMSRNFLEGQIPASFKDFKSLRFLSLAGNNLSGRIPSCLGQLRSLKVLDLSSNSLAGKIPSNLVTLRDLSVLLLNNNRLSGNIPDLTSSPSLSIFNVSFNDLSGPLPSKIHSLTCDSVLGNPSLLPCEMSALSNPLANVRALTETDNNPPADNTAPDGSSSGGGFSKIEIASITSASAIVAVLLALIILYIYTRKCASRPSRRSLRRREVTVFVDIGAPLTYETVLRASGSFNASNCIGSGGFGATYKAEVAPGKLVAIKRLAIGRFQGIQQFQAEVKTLGRCRHPNLVTLIGYHLSDNEMFLIYNFLPGGNLERFIQERNKRPIDWRMLHKIALDVARALAYLHDNCVPRILHRDVKPSNILLDNDYTAYLSDFGLARLLGNSETHATTGVAGTFGYVAPEYAMTCRVSDKADVYSYGVVLLELISDKKALDPSFSPYGNGFNIVAWACMLLQKGRAREFFIEGLWDVAPHDDLVEILHLGIKCTVDSLSSRPTMKQVVRRLKELRPPSY, from the coding sequence ATGGTGGCCGCTCGCCGGAGCacggcctccaccgccgcgctcCTGCTACTCCTGCTCGCGGCTGCAGTCTCCATCTCTTCTTCCGCCGAGTTGCACCGCAGCCAGGAGCAGGACAGATCGGCGCTGCTCCAGCTCAAGAACGCCTTCCCTTCGGTGGAGCTGCTCCGGCGGTGGTCCCCGAactccggcggcgccgaccaCTGCACCTGGCCGGGGGTCACCTGCGACGCGAGGTCCCGGGTCGTCGCTCTGGAGGTGCCCTCCCCTTCACGGCGCTCCGTACCCGGCCGGGAGCTCGCTGGCGAGCTGCCCGCGGCGGTTGGGCTCCTCACCGAGCTGAAAGAGGTCTCTTTTCCGTTCCACGGCCTCCGCGGTGAGATCCCCGGTGAGATCTGGGGGTTGGAGAAGCTCGAGGTGGTCAACCTTTCGGGGAACTCTCTCCAGGGCGCCCTTCCGGCCGTCTTCCCGCCGCGGCTGagagtgctcacccttgcttccAACCTGCTTCACGGTGAGATCCCATCTTCCCTTTCCACCTGCAAAGACTTGGAAAGGTTGGATCTTTCAGGCAACCGGCTCACTGGATCGGTGCCCGGAGCTCTTGGCGGCCTGCCCAAGCTTAAGTGGCTTGACCTGTCCGGAAATCTTCTTGCCGGGAGTATCCCCACTGGTCTGGGGAATTGCGCGCAGCTCCTCTCACTGCGGTTGTTCTCGAATTTGTTGAATGGTTCTGTTCCAGCAGAGATTGGAAGGCTGACCAAGCTGCGGGTTCTAGATGTCTCGAGTAACAGATTGAGCGGTCCTATACCACAGGAGTTGGGTAATTGCTCAGATTTGTCGGTTCTTGTATTGTCTAGCCAGTTCAATTCAATGAATTCGCATGAGCTCAATCTGTTTGAAGGAGGGATTCCAGAGAGTGTAACAGCTTTGCCGAGGCTCAGGGTGCTATGGGCGCCGAGGGCTGggctggaaggaaatgtgccaaCCAACTGGGGAAGGTGTCATAGTTTGGAAATGGTTAACCTTGGGGAGAATTTATTTTCTGGACCGATCCCAAGGGAGCTAGGACAGTGCAGCAACCTCAAGTTTCTCAACCTTAGCTTGAATAGATTATCTGGTTTGCTGGATAAGGATCTCTGTCCGCATTGTATGTCTGTGTTTGATGTCAGCGGAAATGAACTGTCAGGATCAATTCCAGCATGTGTGAATAAAGTCTGTGCATCTCAGCTAATGCTAGATGAAATGACATCCAGTTATTCTTCAGTCCTCATGTCCAAAACTCTAGCAGAACTGCCATTTAGTTTCTGCAACTCTGGACAGTGTTCTGTTGTGTATCATAATTTTGCAAACAACAATCTTGAAGGTCATCTTACATCCTTGCCGTTCAGTGCAGACAGGTTCGGAAACAAGATGACATATGTGTTTGTTGTTGATCACAATAAATTCAGTGGGTCATTGGATGCAATTCTGTTGGAAAAGTGTAGCATCTTGAAGGGACTGATTGTAAGCTTCCGAGACAACAAGATATCTGGTCAGCTCACAGCAGAGTTTAGTACAAAATGCACTGCTATCAGAGCTTTGGATTTAGCTGGCAACCAAATATCAGGAGTGATGCCTGCTAATGTTGGTTTGTTGGGAGCTCTTGTTAAGATGGACATGAGCAGAAATTTTCTGGAGGGTCAGATACCTGCCAGTTTCAAAGACTTCAAGAGCTTGAGATTTCTCTCATTGGCTGGGAACAACCTCAGTGGTAGAATACCATCCTGTTTGGGTCAGTTGAGATCACTGAAGGTTTTAGATCTCTCATCTAATTCTCTTGCTGGGAAGATCCCAAGTAACCTTGTGACACTAAGAGATCTCAGTGTGCTTCTACTTAACAATAATAGGCTCTCTGGAAACATTCCTGATCTTACCTCTTCTCCGTCGTTGTCCATATTCAATGTTTCATTCAATGACTTGTCTGGGCCACTGCCTTCAAAAATTCACTCACTGACGTGTGACAGTGTTCTTGGAAATCCATCCCTCCTACCTTGTGAAATGTCAGCACTCTCCAATCCATTAGCGAATGTCCGAGCTCTAACTGAGACTGACAATAATCCACCAGCTGACAATACAGCCCCTGATGGAAGTAGCAGTGGTGGCGGATTCAGCAAAATAGAGATTGCCTCGATAACTTCAGCATCAGCAATTGTTGCAGTTCTCCTGGCTCTGATCATCCTTTATATTTACACACGAAAATGTGCATCAAGACCGTCAAGACGTTCTCTCAGGAGAAGGGAAGTCACTGTTTTTGTTGATATTGGTGCTCCTTTGACATATGAGACTGTTTTACGTGCCAGTGGCAGCTTCAATGCAAGTAATTGCATTGGAAGTGGTGGCTTCGGAGCAACGTACAAAGCTGAGGTCGCACCAGGAAAATTGGTGGCAATAAAGAGGCTTGCTATTGGAAGATTCCAAGGTATTCAGCAATTCCAAGCAGAGGTCAAAACACTTGGGAGGTGTCGCCATCCAAATCTTGTAACACTCATAGGATACCATCTCAGCGATAATGAGATGTTTctaatatataattttctacctgGTGGCAATTTGGAAAGGTTCATACAAGAAAGGAATAAGAGACCAATTGACTGGAGAATGCTTCACAAAATTGCTTTAGATGTTGCACGTGCACTTGCATACCTTCATGACAACTGTGTCCCACGCATCCTACACAGGGATGTCAAACCAAGTAACATCTTGCTTGACAATGATTACACCGCATACCTTTCTGATTTTGGATTAGCAAGGCTGCTTGGAAATTCGGAAACACACGCAACTACTGGTGTGGCAGGTACTTTTGGATATGTTGCTCCAGAGTATGCAATGACGTGCCGTGTTTCTGATAAGGCAGATGTGTATAGCTATGGAGTCGTACTTCTTGAACTTATTTCAGACAAAAAGGCACTAGATCCTTCTTTCTCTCCATACGGGAATGGATTCAACATAGTTGCCTGGGCTTGCATGCTTCTACAGAAGGGCCGAGCTCGTGAGTTCTTCATAGAAGGGCTGTGGGATGTGGCTCCGCATGATGACCTTGTTGAGATTCTACACCTGGGTATCAAGTGTACAGTTGATTCTCTTTCTTCTAGGCCCACAATGAAGCAAGTTGTCCGACGACTAAAGGAACTCAGACCGCCATCTTACTAG
- the LOC117837419 gene encoding uncharacterized protein isoform X2: MDQPPARRRDRRRRRRRRGGGGNAADVVAVEGGSAAVTTTAPVTAPGAATPARRRNRRRPRRRRDRSSAGAAAADEAAAEEEKAEAPVSDAVSTQAGSATQASCHVETVAAHLGDSVLQTTTESIMNSNKTRKRDFQAGNKVLKVSAADGAACSCLARHEHSVGQIEASRSKLYKRSDVRFPIDNCTAQGSDYYNKDSNFPELKSTDLSGNLDEVYQKRICTGCSSLQKSEEYKENENGASINSSSLEKKKRRKRGGKRHNRRKRSTSQDSLLPTAADNSGLMAVVSENTTSCLEPKEQRENQNQNKVAMTNLVPLDNAERSEAYGVNLNRATEKRCELGTSNLDSTFEKRSELGKSSLDYTNMERNGLQEQDVLCSSNDHNANYLSTSHFAEAYMEKLNLFFSPGRSLGFPKKKLLILDLNGLLADINDDYHNAHMADAKVRGKLVFRRPYCDDFLNFCALNFELGVWSSRKKENVASVVNIVMRDFKPRLLFCWDMSKCTFTGHKTLENMHKPLVLKELRKLWNKEEPDLPWEEGDYSASNTLLVDDSPYKALRNPPHTAIFPRSYSYLNWNDNSLGPGGDLRMYLQNLAAADDVECFVRNNPFGQPFITECDPHWNFYAQIADKGHSPLTCCA, translated from the exons ATGGACCAGCCCCCGGCGAGGCGCCGGGACCgccgacggaggcggcggcggcgtgggggtggggggaaCGCGGCGGacgtggtggccgtggagggGGGAAGCGCAGCGGTCACAACGACAGCCCCGGTGACTgcgcccggcgccgccacgccggcTAGGCGCAGgaaccggcggcggcctcgcagGCGGCGTGATCGGAGTAGTgctggcgcggccgcggcggacgaggcggcggcggaggaggagaaggcggaaGCCCCCGTTTCAG ATGCCGTTTCCACTCAAGCAGGTTCTGCAACGCAAGCAAGTTGCCATGTGGAAACAGTGGCAGCACATTTGGGCGATAGTGTGCTGCAGACTACAACCGAGTCGATAATGAACTCAAataaaacaagaaagagagattTTCAGGCTGGAAATAAGGTGCTAAAAGTTTCTGCTGCGGATGGTGCTGCCTGCTCTTGTCTTGCCCGCCATGAACATTCTGTTGGACAAATTGAAGCCTCAAGGAGCAAGTTATATAAGAGATCTGATGTAAGATTCCCAATTGATAATTGCACTGCACAAGGATCTGATTATTACAATAAGGACTCAAACTTTCCAGAGCTGAAGAGTACCGACTTGTCAGGGAACCTGGACGAAGTATACCAGAAAAGAATATGTACTGGCTGTAGCTCTTTGCAGAAGTCAGAAGAAtataaggaaaatgaaaatggaGCTTCTATCAACTCCAGCAGTTtagagaaaaagaagaggagaaaaagaGGCGGAAAAAGGCACAATCGTCGCAAAAGATCTACTTCACAGGATTCTCTATTGCCAACCGCTGCTGATAATTCTGGTTTGATGGCAGTCGTTTCTGAGAACACTACTTCATGTCTTGAACCCAAGGAACAAAGGGAGAATCAAAATCAGAACAAAGTAGCCATGACTAACTTAGTTCCACTGGATAATGCAGAGAGATCAGAAGCGTATGGTGTAAATTTGAACCGTGCCACTGAAAAGAGGTGTGAACTGGGAACTAGTAATTTGGACAGCACCTTTGAAAAGAGGAGTGAACTGGGAAAGAGTAGTTTGGACTACACAAATATGGAGAGAAATGGTCTGCAAGAGCAAGATGTACTATGTTCATCAAACGATCACAATGCTAACTATCTGAGCACTTCCCATTTTGCTGAGGCATATATGGAAAAGCTCAATCTTTTCTTTTCACCAGGACGGTCCTTAGGGTTTCCGAAGAAAAAGCTTCTCATCTTAGATCTTAATGGTTTACTTGCGGATATCAATGATGACTACCACAATGCTCACATGGCTGATGCCAAGGTTCGAGGAAAATTAG TTTTCCGAAGGCCTTACTGTGATGATTTTCTCAACTTCTGCGCCCTGAATTTCGAGCTAGGTGTATGGTCTTCAAGAAAAAA AGAAAATGTCGCTTCGGTTGTTAATATCGTTATGAGAGATTTCAAACCACGCCTGCTATTTTGTTGG GACATGTCTAAATGCACATTTACTGGACATAAAACACTGGAGAACATGCACAAACCATTAGTTCTGAAGGAACTGAGGAAATTGTGGAATAAGGAAGAACCTGATCTTCCATGGGAAGAGGGAGACTATTCAGCTTCAAATACATTACTTGTGGATGATTCTCCTTACAAAGCTCTGCGCAATCCT CCACATACTGCAATTTTCCCTCGCTCCTACAGTTATCTGAACTGGAATGACAATTCACTGG GTCCTGGTGGAGACCTTCGCATGTATCTGCAGAATCTAGCTGCTGCAGATGATGTTGAGTGTTTTGTTCGTAATAATCCATTTGGTCAacccttcatcaccgaatgtgATCCCCATTGGAATTTCTATGCTCAGATTGCCGATAAAGGGCACTCTCCCTTGACATGTTGTGCTTGA
- the LOC117840032 gene encoding large ribosomal subunit protein uL13w yields the protein MVSGSGVCAKRIVVDARHHMLGRLSSIIAKELLNGQKVVVVRCEEICLSGGLVRQKMKYLRFLRKRMNTKPSHGPIHFRSPAKILWRTIRGMIPHKTKRGEAALARLKTYEGVPPPYDRTKRMVIPDALKVLRLQPGHKYCLLGELSKEVGWNYHDTIRELEEKRKEKAKVAYERRKQLAKLRVKAEKTAEEKLGSQLEILAPIKY from the exons ATGGTGTCCGGCTCCGGCGTCTGCGCCAAGCGCATCGTGGTGGACGCGCGCCACCACATGCTCGGCCGCCTGTCCTCGATCATCGCCAAGGAGCTCCTCAACGGCCAGAAGGTCGTGGTGGTCCGCTGCGAGGAGATCTGCTTGTCCGGCGGCCTCGTCCGCCAGAAGATGAAGTACCTCCGCTTCCTCCGCAAGAGGATGAACACCAAGCCGTCTCACGGGCCCATCCACTTCCGCTCCCCCGCCAAGATTCTCTGGCGCACCATCCGCGG GATGATTCCGCACAAGACCAAGAGGGGAGAGGCTGCGCTGGCGAGGCTCAAGACGTACGAGGGTGTCCCGCCGCCGTACGACAGGACCAAGCGCATGGTCATCCCTGACGCGCTCAA GGTTCTGAGGCTGCAGCCTGGGCACAAGTACTGCCTTCTCGGGGAGCTCTCCAAGGAGGTCGGATGGAACTACCACGACACCATCAGG GAGCttgaggagaagaggaaggagaaggccaAGGTTGCCTATGAGAGGAGGAAGCAACTGGCTAAGCTCCGTGTCAAGGCTGAGAAGACTGCTGAGGAGAAGCTGGGATCTCAGCTGGAGATTCTTGCCCCGATCAAGTACTGA
- the LOC117836095 gene encoding PLASMODESMATA CALLOSE-BINDING PROTEIN 2 isoform X2: MADAARLFLLLVAVAAALAGRSDGAWCVCRPELGDSALQKTLDYACGDGADCKPILQNGPCFAPDTVRAHCSYAVNSFYQRNNQNAQACVFSGTATLAAMGALILQPRALLGLATAVRPACTAHRRWAWARRPSTTTAAPMSSRWPESLPGW; this comes from the exons ATGGCGGACGCGGCTCGCCTCTTCCTGCTtctggtggcggtggccgccgcgctcgccggccGCTCAG ACGGCGCGTGGTGCGTGTGCCGCCCGGAACTGGGGGACAGCGCGCTGCAGAAGACGCTGGACTACGCGTGCGGTGACGGCGCCGACTGCAAGCCCATCCTGCAGAACGGGCCCTGCTTCGCCCCGGACACCGTCAGGGCGCACTGCTCCTACGCCGTCAACAGCTTCTACCAGCGCAACAACCAGAACGCGCAGGCATGCGTCTTCTCCGGCACCGCCACGCTC GCGGCAATGGGTGCACTTATCCTGCAACCCCGAG CGCTGCTGGGACTAGCAACGGCGGTTCGCCCGGCGTGTACAGCCCACCGACGATGGGCATGGGCCCGTCGGCCCTCAACGACAACAGCGGCGCCAATGTCCTCCCGGTGGCCGGAGTCGCTGCCCGGCTGGTGA